The window ATCATAGGTGAAACTCATCCTGAAATTCTTCCATTGGAACCCAATGAGCGGGATGATGGATTCCCCTCCGCGGTAATAAGCCCCGCCTATAAGTTGGGTTTCCCCATCACCGCTCAGGTTATAATTCGCACTAAGTCCTGCCACCAACTCCGAAGCCGTGGCCTGGTTGGTATAATAGGCCATGGGGTTGATGATCACCATATCATTCATTTTTATGCTGGCATTTACAAACCCAATATAGCGTGGTGACAACCTGTTATCAAAATTGGTTTCGGTAAAGAAGGTTTCCTTCGGGCGATTGATATGATGTACGGAGAAACCACCATTGAGGTAGATCTTATCAGTCGGGAAATAAGCATAATTCACGCCAACCTGGATATCCATGTAACTGGTACTGGTAGAGTTAAAGAATACACTGGTAGGCACCCCGGCATCAAAGAACCCGGTAGCCTGGTTGAACTGGTCGGGGAATTTCAACCTGGTTGGATCGATGCGCTTATTGGCCCAGCCCACGTTGAATCCTGCTGACAATAAGCTAGAATAGCCCAGCATCTGGTGGTAGGCCAATGAGCCGTAAACCTTGGTGGAAGTGAGGTTGCCACTGCCCGCCACATCACGGAGGATAACGCCACCAACACCCAGCCATCCATTCTCGATCCTATCCCTTAATACCTGCGCATCTCCCCAGATACTGAAGGTCTTGTAGGGAACAGACATAATATTCACCCATTGGTTGCGATAATTGGCACCGATCCTATAATCCGCATCGGGAATGAAGCCGGTATTTGCGGGATTGGTAGTGAGTGGAGAATTGAACCACTGTGAAAAACGGAGGTCCTGCCCCCTACCCTCGATGGCAATGGCCAACAACAATACCATTGTCATTCCTAAGCCCTTCCATAACCTAATTCTTCCCATCTTGATTTCCTTTATTATTATCTGATCAGGGTTATATCGCCTTTTTTGGTTGTCCGGGTTCCGTCAGTAAATTCCACTTCCAGCACGTACGCATATACATCCATCGGCTGCAATACACCATTGAATTTACCGTCCCAGCCAATCTTGGTACTGTTCGTTTCGAATACTTTCTGGCCCAGTCTGTTGAAGATCATCAGCTTCATCCTGCCAATGGCATAGCCCCTTACGAAAACCTGGTTATTGGGTGCCGGACCATTAGGTGTAAAGGCATTGGGCAGGTCAACCTTGGGTACAACTATCGCATCCACATCAAGGCAAAGTGTATCCGCACAATTGTTCCGGTTGATGGCAATGAGGCAGGCATTGAATCTTCCCGTTGCATTATACTGGTGTTGGATGGGTACCCTGCTGGTGGTTTCCAGGCCATCTCCATCACCAAAACTCCAGACGAAGCGCACCGCATCGGGTGAAGAGGTATTGGTAAAGGTTGTTGGTGTATTCTCAACAGGCACTACCGGCGCAAAACTGAATCCTGCCGTGGGAGCTGAACTCACCACTATATCCTGGAAGGTGGAATCCTCAAGGTTACAGGTATTGGAATCAAACACTTTAAGTTTCACCCTGTAAGTTCCCGGGTTAGCGAAGAGTTTTACAGGATCCTTTTCAGTGGAACTTGTTCCATCGCCAAAGTCCCAGAGATAGGTTTGCCCCGCAATGGATGTATTCACAAAGCTTGCATTAAATGGAGCACATCCATTATCAGCTTCAAACTGTGCTTTCACCAATGGGGCGAGGTTAAAATCCCGCTCCAAAGAATCCGGTGCATTACAATAGACCGTATCGGTAAGGATCAGTTTCACCTTATAGGTTCCTGCCGAGGCATAGGAATGATTCACATTTCCAGGGCCGGAAACTACCCTGGTACCATCACCAAAATCCCAGATAAAACTATTACCGGAGAAAGGCTTGCCGGCAGGTGCTGTAGAAAGGTTATCAAAGCGGAACGACAGGGATTCGCAAGGCAATAATTTCACTGCGTTAAAGTCGAGCAATGCCTGGTCTGCCCTAACCCTGATCGTCAGGAAGGAAGTATCCCTGATATTACAACTGGTGGAGTCAATGGCTATTAGCCTTACCCTGAAATCACCCACCTGGTTATAGGTATGCGACACTTCCGGATCGGTTGTTTTCAGGTCAGGACTTCCATCACCAAAATTCCATTCGTAACTCTGTGCATTGAGTACAGTGTCCTTCAATTGTACTGTAAGGGGCACACAACCCGTAGTGTCCTTCACGCCATTAATGGCAGCAGATACTCCTGATCCGACACCGGCAAAATTGAACGAGATCTTCAGCATGGCAAGGTTACATTCTGCCCCGCTGCCTGTTCCATTAGAACCCGAATAGCCATTGGAACAGCACCAGGCACCTGGTGTAACAGGGAATCTGGGCCTTACCCCACCAAGCCCCTGGCTATAACAATTGGCACACATGGCCTGGTAGATCACCCCGTTCTGGTCAAACCTGCTGGTACCGCCATCCACGTGCTCCGAGAAATTGCCATCCTGGCCAAAGAAGGTCGCATAGAGCAATTCAGAAGCATCCCGCTTGATCACAATAAAATAGAAGTCCTCGTTGTCGGTGGTCCTTTTGATGGCATCATTGGTCACCTGCATGCCGATGGTCCCGGCCATGGAAAATTGTGCCAGGTTGGTGCCACCCCATCCCGAAACGTATATATTCTCACACCTGTCCACCAGGAAGGCAACGGGTGAAATGTTTGGCAAAGCTGCATTGGTACCGAAGGTGGTAGTGTATTGCCAGTCAGAAAGGTCAGGCTTTAATTTCCCAATGAATTGTTTCGCCCCCGGTGTACCATAGACCGCATTCCTGATCTGCCATTGCCCATAGGTTACCCCCATCACATAGGGGTCCCCATCCCGATCGAACTCAAATCCCAATACTGCATCGTTGGCATTGGTGCCGATATAGGTTGATTTTTTTAGTACACTTCCGTCATTGGAGAAAATGGCCAGGAAGCCATCGGCCTGGCTGTTACCACCGGGGTTGGGTCCAATGGTCCCCGTCTTATCTCCGGGGAAATCACTACTCCTGGTCGCCCCTCCGATCCAGATATCCCCATTCTGCCTGTTTATACCCAATACATATCCGGCATCCAGTTCACCGCCGCCAAAATAGGTACAGGCCAATACATTGTTCAGGTTAGAATTGGCTTTGATCAGGACAGCATCCTGTGTCCCCCTCAGTGTTTTGAAAGGGGCATTGGGAGTGGTAAAGAAATCTGTCGACTGGGTACAGGAAGCCAGGTAGATATTATCTGCCTGGTCGATCATTACTTCGCTCCTGGCATCATCACCATAAAAGTTCAACAGGCCGCGGTTGGTACCCGTATGGCTGTTATCTGTATTGAGGCCATCATCTCCCTTGCCACCAATGCGCAT is drawn from Flavihumibacter rivuli and contains these coding sequences:
- a CDS encoding PorP/SprF family type IX secretion system membrane protein, which translates into the protein MTMVLLLAIAIEGRGQDLRFSQWFNSPLTTNPANTGFIPDADYRIGANYRNQWVNIMSVPYKTFSIWGDAQVLRDRIENGWLGVGGVILRDVAGSGNLTSTKVYGSLAYHQMLGYSSLLSAGFNVGWANKRIDPTRLKFPDQFNQATGFFDAGVPTSVFFNSTSTSYMDIQVGVNYAYFPTDKIYLNGGFSVHHINRPKETFFTETNFDNRLSPRYIGFVNASIKMNDMVIINPMAYYTNQATASELVAGLSANYNLSGDGETQLIGGAYYRGGESIIPLIGFQWKNFRMSFTYDVTTSSLSAYNSARGAIEFSLVKHGFYDEYSGNQRQSLCPKF
- a CDS encoding PKD domain-containing protein gives rise to the protein MRLKPIVNIIILSLLTLTSYAQRNTNSLEFVENKGQWDKKVTFMGDLGNGAFFLSRNGFVVLQHNAEDLSRMASVAHGHAHDEREGNYSSRDEIRNKPGESGNIVLRSHAYAMSFDGMNPGVQVVGEKPQPTYNNYFLGDDPSKWASNCRIFNTVTYKNVYPNIDVRYFTDEGQVKYEFIVHPGGNPSSIVMQYDGVDKLYTKKGELVIATSVGDIREMPPYTYQSDGKQRKVVESRYQVKGNKVSFVLGQYDKNAILVIDPTLIFASFTGSRSDNWGYTATYGGDGSLYSGGIVFGQGFPVSTGAFQTSFNANNGQSPFNMGIMKLDPTGTRRIYATYLGGNTSDQPHSLIVDSKGDLIVAGRTSSSDYPLLPAGNRFGPNGAHDIILTKLNPTGTSLIGSMRIGGKGDDGLNTDNSHTGTNRGLLNFYGDDARSEVMIDQADNIYLASCTQSTDFFTTPNAPFKTLRGTQDAVLIKANSNLNNVLACTYFGGGELDAGYVLGINRQNGDIWIGGATRSSDFPGDKTGTIGPNPGGNSQADGFLAIFSNDGSVLKKSTYIGTNANDAVLGFEFDRDGDPYVMGVTYGQWQIRNAVYGTPGAKQFIGKLKPDLSDWQYTTTFGTNAALPNISPVAFLVDRCENIYVSGWGGTNLAQFSMAGTIGMQVTNDAIKRTTDNEDFYFIVIKRDASELLYATFFGQDGNFSEHVDGGTSRFDQNGVIYQAMCANCYSQGLGGVRPRFPVTPGAWCCSNGYSGSNGTGSGAECNLAMLKISFNFAGVGSGVSAAINGVKDTTGCVPLTVQLKDTVLNAQSYEWNFGDGSPDLKTTDPEVSHTYNQVGDFRVRLIAIDSTSCNIRDTSFLTIRVRADQALLDFNAVKLLPCESLSFRFDNLSTAPAGKPFSGNSFIWDFGDGTRVVSGPGNVNHSYASAGTYKVKLILTDTVYCNAPDSLERDFNLAPLVKAQFEADNGCAPFNASFVNTSIAGQTYLWDFGDGTSSTEKDPVKLFANPGTYRVKLKVFDSNTCNLEDSTFQDIVVSSAPTAGFSFAPVVPVENTPTTFTNTSSPDAVRFVWSFGDGDGLETTSRVPIQHQYNATGRFNACLIAINRNNCADTLCLDVDAIVVPKVDLPNAFTPNGPAPNNQVFVRGYAIGRMKLMIFNRLGQKVFETNSTKIGWDGKFNGVLQPMDVYAYVLEVEFTDGTRTTKKGDITLIR